In the genome of Ovis canadensis isolate MfBH-ARS-UI-01 breed Bighorn chromosome 21, ARS-UI_OviCan_v2, whole genome shotgun sequence, the window gggagagagacagCGGTCAGTTTGGCCCTGAGTGAGGTTatctcctgccccctcctccaggcagcccacCTGGATCTGGCTGAAGGGCACGAGGAAGGTGAAGGCCTCGTTGAAGTAAGGGGTGGCCGTGCCCTTCCTGGCCGACGtctttctccttttccacttCCTCTGGTTCAGCATGAGCTGGATCTTCACGTAGGGGTCTGGGAGAGCGAAAGGGGTCAGAGGGCCTCCCAGGTCTGAGGGCTGAgccctgggttcctctgtccacatggCGAGGTGGGTCCAGCTctcacctgccagcgcagggctCAGGCCTCGGGCCTCCAGCACGACCACAGTCAGCCGGCCCGAGCCGGGCACGTAGCGGAGCGAGAAGCAGAGCTCCTCCGTCTGCTCAGGCTGTGGGGGGCACGAGAGGGCCTCAGCTGCCCCCCCCAGCACGCGGAGCCAGGTGGGGGGCGGGAGCCCGGGGCGGGCGGGCTCACCTCAGCCGCAGCGGGCGGGCCCAGTGGGCGCCAGAGCTCCAGCGCGTGCTGCAGGTCCACGGAGCCCAGCGGCAGGCTGAGCGTGCCCAGCGGTCGGTGCTGGGAGAGGCGCCTGTGGTCCAGGAGCAGCACACGCAGGGTGGTCCTGGGCAGCTCCACAGGCGGCACCTGCGGGAGGGGTGTGAGCCACCTGGCCGCCCCACCCAGCCCCCCGGGCCCAGCCCTGACTCACGTGGAAGGAGCAGGTCTCCTCGAACGCGGGGCACAGCGTGCCACGATGCACCTTCGTCTCGTGCACGCGCCCGGCGTCCGGGGACAGGCTCAGGCGGGCGTAGGGGTCCGCCGTGCCGCCCGGGGCCCCGGGCCTCAGGTCCGCGGCCTGCTTGAGGCCCACCCGGACCTAGCAGCCAGGAGGCTGTTTCAGCAAGGGGCCCTCCGCGGTCAGCCCTGCGCCACCCAGCACTGGGCACCCGCCCTCACTCATCACCCTCCAAAATCCCACACATCCTCTGGGACCCCCTCACCTCCTGGCTTCCAGAGTCATACTCCAGGGACAGCTGCAGGCGCCCCCACTGCTGGGCCCCCCCAGGTCCAGATGCCACGTTACCCAACTCCGGCTGCACCTGGGTGGCGTCGCGAGAATGCGGACCACTGTGTGGGCACCCTGTGCCCGTCAGATCCCCCGCCCCGCAGGCAGTGGGTCCACAGCGGAGCAGATGTCCAGGCCACTAGAAGGCCACGCTCCGCTCGGCCCTGCGGGACTGGCCACGACACCCCCAAATCCGCCTCTCAGGCCACTGCCTTACCCCGGAACCTCTGCAGCTCCTGGTGGCCCGAGCCCCTGCTCACCTTGGTTCGTCGCCTCCCCTGTGGGGAAGGCCCCCGCCTCTGCCCTGGGCAGACCAGACCACCCTGGGGGCAGAGCTGGCCCCCAAGCCTGGCCCCCGAGCTGCCCCGGCCCTGGCCCACAGGAAGTCAGGTGCCCGCCTCTCACCAGGTGGGTAGTGGTGGTGAGCTCGGTGGTGCCCGGGACCACAGCCTGCTTGTCTCTGGGCCTCTTCCTGCGGCGCCCACGGCGGCAGCAGCGGACGGTGCAGAGCAGGCAGGAAGCAAGGAGGATGCCCGCTACCACGGCGGCGGCCACGAGTGCCCAGCGGAGCCCTGGGGTGGCGCAGAGATGGCCTGAGAAGCCACTGCAGACAGCGACCGCCGCCCACCCCCTGAGCCATCTGCACTCTCCCCCATGGGCCCACAGACTCacaggggatgggggtggtgagGTCCGGTGTGAGCCCAGGAGCGGCTGTGGTGCCCGCTGGGGTGCGGGCACTGTGGGTGTCTGGAGGGTGCCCCATCTCCTGGCCCCGCTGCCTTGGAGCAAACGGCCCAGGCAGCCAGGTCACTCATGAGGGTGACCCCTGGGGACCTTTCCCACCATTCCATCTGCCCAGCAGCAGCCAGCTCGGTCTGCCCAGGCAAGGAGGCCGCCTGGGGTGGCCAGGGCAAGTGTTCCGAGTGGCGCCACGTGGAGGGAGGTGCGGGCCCAGCCTCCTGgccaccaccccctcccagccctgccaagCAGGCCCGGCCTgggcagcccagccctgcccccaccgGCCTCCCGAGAGCCTCCCactgccttcctccaggaagccccttcCCACCTGGCCACTCTTCCTGGGCCCCAGCCCCCTTGAGCCCACCACGGTTTGCTAGTGACACGGCTGGGGCGTGTTTAATTGTCGGTCACCAGCCCCAGAGCAACTGGGGGGCTTGGGGTGGCAGCTCTGGGGGGCCGGGGCTCTGCTAGGGTCACGGGGTGCaggaggggtgggagtggggtcaCACCCTCGGGGTCGGCAGGGGTCATCAGAGCATGTCCAGGCCAAAGGAGGTGCCGCGAGGGGCACGGCGAGGTGGGGGCAGGCAGAGCAGTGTGCAGCTGGGCGCGGCCGGTATTCCTGCCCGCCTACCTGCCCCCCACCCTTCAGCAGCTCTGCTCCTGGGGGGACGGAGGGCCGGGCCAGTGCTGCCCACCGTTCAGGAGGAGCACGCCCACAGAGACCCCCGCAGGGACCCCCACAGCCCTCACACTGAGACCTCAGGCCATGGGGGTCTCCCCGCAACAGCTTGTCCTGGGCTCCCCTCCTCGTGGGGGCACCGGTGGCCTGGCCATAGGACccggcccagccccagccccccagGAACAGGCAGGCGTCAGAGCTGGACACCCCACTACTGTGCTTCCCACCCACCCTGCTGCAAAGTGCGGGGAGCGTCGGAAGAGGGCCCCGCCGAGATCTAAGTCTCAGCGGCCCCTGCCAGCACTGGCCCAACCTGTTGAAGGAGGGGCCACAGTCAAAGCGGGGTGTCCTGGCCGCGGGGGTCCTGCCGCACAGACTGGCTGTCTCCCCTTCCCCCCGACTGCGCCTGTCTCGTCCCCGCTGTCCAACCGCAGCgggcagggcccagccccagGGAGCCACCCACACGAGGAGGGGGCGCCAGGCAGGCCGGGGCTCAGAGTGGAAGCCGGGCTTGCTCTAACTCCCGCCGCTGCCAGCTTGGAGAGCTAAGGCTTGGAGCAAGGGGCCGCGCGAGTCCTCTGTGAGCCCCACAGTTGTGCAGCCGCTGGCAAGGCCCTGGCCGTGGGGTGTGGGGCGCTCGGGGTGCTCACAGGCCCGGGCGGCCCCTCTGACCACTCCTGTGCTGGCTGGAGGGGTGCTCCGGGTGGGCCGGCCAGAGCCGCGGGCCCGCAGGCCCCTGGAGCAGCCCTGTGGTGGACGCGGGGTCCCAGCTCCGACGTGGGGCTGAAAGCCGCCTTTACCTGCCGAAATGTCGGAGCCCAGGGGCGTCCTGGGGTTGAGACAGCTTCCTTCGCTGCTCTCATGGCTGGGAACACGGGGTCGGTGATCACTGTCAGCCCAGAATCCCcgtctgtgtgtgggggggttgCTTGTGCGAGCCTGTGTGCGAGCGCGCATCCTCGTGAGTGTGCGCGCGtgcgccctccccgccccccacttgGCTGGTGTCCTCCTCCTGTTTGACCGGAGAGCCGTGGACCTCGAACCGTCGGGGTCTGGTGAAGGGGGAGCCCCAGAGCCGCAAGAGGGGCCTGAGAGCGGGTCCGCGAGGCCTGGGCAGGCGCGGGGTCCCGCTGGACTGCCCGGTTCCCGCGGTGGTCAGGGTTCCGGCCTGCGCGCGGCCACCAGGTGGCGCTGTCTGCTCCGCCGGCCGGGCTGGGCCGCCCGCCTGCGTCCAGGCCCGGGTCGCGGGGTGCGCTCGCGGGGGGCCCCAGGAGGGCAGGTGGCCCAGGGGCGGCCCCACGGGCCCTGCtcagccctccctgcccccgcGCCGGCCTCCGGATGCCCTCCCTGCCTGGGCAGTGCCTCCCCGACCAGCCGCTCAGGAGACAGGAAGTTCCTCCTGGAGGGTGCCTTCCGTGGCCCTGCTGCGGAAAACCTCCCGGGTGCTGAGGCCGCTTCTCCCAGGAAGCGGGGGCTGGTGTCTCCCGGAGTCTCAGCCCCCACCACCTCCTCCGCCGTCCCTCCAGGCCGCCCTGCTCTCTCGCTCTGGGCAGGGCGGCatcctctcccccacctcccggCACAAGCCGGTTCGCTGCCTCAGCTGCCAAGCTCCCCTCCTGCTTCGTGACctccccaccaccgccccctccccGTCCTGCTTGGCCTTGGAGACCTGAGTGagcccccctcctccaggaagccctgctCACTCCGGGCCCTGGGACCCGCAGGAGTGACGCTGGGCTCCACGCTGTGTCTCCATGCCAGCTCTCCCTGGGGGAGGGCCTCCCTGTCAACCTGGGGCTTGGCACCCACCAAAGCTGCAGTGACTGACCCCTCCACCTTTGGTCTAACTGGGATGCTTGATTCTTCCTGGAAACAATGTTCCCGTGGGCCTCCTTCCAGAAGAACAGGATTCCCCCGGACGTCGGGGGGCAGCAGGCCCGCCCGGCCACCACACTCTCTCACCTGACGCCCATCCGCCTGGCCTCCCCCTCGGCCCTGGGCACTGGAAGACGGTGCCCGAGTGCGCAGCTTTGCTCAGCCTCCAGTGACTGGAAACTCTgcttggggtggggcggggggtggcgggGTGTGGGAGGCAGGGCTTCGGGGAGCCCCACCTCGGGCCAGGAAActcccctgggaggagggcccCTCCCAGGACCCCACCCGCAGGGCTCCCCTGGGGCATCGCGGTTCCTCCCAAAAGCCCTGCTGGGCGCAGTGCTGGCCCTCTGGGGCTTGACCTTCAGGTGAGGCAGTGGAGAGACCGGGCTGCACGCGGTTTGTGGAAGGTCTACACTGGGGGAGATGTTCTGAGTCAGGAGGATGCCTGGGTTTGGAGGCAAGTGACTTTCTGGGTCCGCTGGAGCCGAACCCGGGGGCACTTGGCGCCCAGCAAAGTGAGCAGGGCCAGGCGCCCTCCCTGGCGACTGCCCGGGCCTGTCGGCCCTTCCGTTGCTGGCTTCCGGAGCCCAGGGAGCCTTCTGGAGGCCACTCTATCCGAGCCTTTGGCCCTGGCTGTGGAGGCAGCAGGTAGAAGTCCTGCTCCACACTACCCTCCGTGCCTCCTGCTTCAGAGGGCCCAGCAGGGCAGGTCACCGGAGCTCCACTCTGCTCTGGCCAGTTTATCTGGTCCAGTCACTCCAGGTCCGGTCCCTCCCTGGGTCCAGCTCCGACAGGCCCACCCAGGTCAGGGTGTCTCCCAACCCATTACCAACCCACGGCCGGATGTGGGGCTGGTTAATGCTTAGCCAGCCCGCAGGGCTTGTTGGGCAGGACTTCCGGGACCCTGGGCCCAAGTGCCAAGGCTGCTCTGGGGACAACACAGACGGGATGCGTGCGCATGCGTGGGCACACGTGTGTCCTGGCTGGTCACGTGTGGCTCTGGGGGCACGTGGCGCTTGGGAATGTGCAGGTCTCTCTGGGCACGTGCTCCCCCGTGTAAGGCCTGGGTCCCTCTGCCTGTCCCACCCGGGGATGCGGGCTCGGAAGGAGCAGCGAAAGAGCTCTGGGGCCCAGAGGAGGCCTGCTGGAGCTCCTGTGCGGCAGGGGGCGAGGCGCGTGGGTGGGCGTGATGGGGGCGCGGGGTGCAGGGCCCGCCTGCAGTGTTTGCCCCGCGAGGGGCTCTTCTGGCCCAACTGTATAGGGCCTTTGTGCTTTTCCCAGGATCTGGGCGCCTCCACGGCCAGACGGGCGTCTGAGgttccagggcaggaaggggaAAACCAAACAGAGCTGGCAGCCCCAGGCCAGCCCCGAGGCCCCGAGACGGCGGCTTGGCAGCCAAGAGCCACATGGAGACCCTGGCGGGGCTCCTGGACGGGATGCTTCCTTTGAGGTTGCCGGGGGAATGTTTGAGGTTGGAACTCATGGCAGTCGCCGGCTTGGGGGAGCCGGGAGCTGCTGGCAAGGAACCATGAGACGTGCCGGGACAGCACGCGTGCACCCCACCCTCGCCGACCCGCGCAGGGTGGGCACTCAGCTCACCACAGGCCTCCGTGGGCTGGGGTACCCGGTGCCCATCCTCTGGGTCCCAGCCTGGGGGTGCCCTGGTGGTCCTCGACTCGGGCTAACGGCGCCTTCTCCGTCTGGACGCCTGCACCCCATCATCTGAGTGTGAGGGCCTGTACGTGTCACGCAGGCACCCGAGGAGTCTGCTTCCCCCGCTGAGGGTCTGCACTGCGGAGCTGGTTCCTTGAGCTCCTCTCTAGCAGCGGGTCTGCCTGCTGActctgagcctgggtctccctggGATGCAAGCCCTGCCTCCTGGGGCATCTGGGTGAACTACACCCCGGCCACCCGGAGACAGAGGCTGCGTGTGCCCGGCGTCAGCTGCACGTGCTGCGAGGGCTGCTCACCAGCACCCGTGTCAGAGCACAGGGGTTCTCTGTGACCCGGGCATCGGCTCCCTCCCCGCCTCGGCTGCGTCTCCCACGGGCCTCTGGGACCCGTGGTTCCTCTGCAGCTTCTGGGACCCCATTCCCATTCCCTTGGGGGATCTGTTCATCGGGGGACCCCCGCCGTCAGAGCACCTTTTCCTCACTCCTGGGGACTCCTGGAGACACACTGAGCTTCTGTGCTTCCGGGCAGCCTCTCCTCTCACACCCAAGGTGCCAGGGGGCTCTCTGTGGTCGCCTGGTTCCTGGAAAGCCTGTACGCATTAGTTGGCCCCCTGGGCGCCTGACACGTCTCTCATTGGCCTGAGTGCCAGGTCAAGCCCCGCGGCCCTGCTCCTGTGGTCTGGATGCCCTGCGCCCCATCACAGCCCCCACCCGTGCGTGCCCCCTCGTGCTTGACCCCACTCTGCGCTACTCATTCCCATGCTGGGTGGCTGCTCTCCGCATGGCCAGGTGTCCGGGGCTGTACCTGCGCTTCCCAAGAGCTGGACGCCATCCGAGAGACGTGTCAGGGTCCTACCCTTTAGTCTGGGTGTCTGGGTCCTCTACCCCAGTGGTTGGAGTGTCTGGGTCCTCTACCCCATTCGTGGAGTGTCTGAGGCCCCCTGTCCCACTCTGCTGTAGAGCTCAGCTGTCCAATCCACGTCCCCTTAAGACTGAGAGCCTGGGGGAACCACGGGGGCGAGTCCTTGCAGGCTCTGGTTTGGAGCCCTGGGGCCTCACCCCATTCCCTGGAGAACGAGGGTACATTTCTTGTCATCGGTCATCCTGACGGTATACACCAGGACACTGGGCACCTGGCCGCCCACCTGCTGGGCATCGGGCGACGTGGACACAGTCCTGGTGCACACCAGCCCCACgagatgctgcctcctgctcCTCTGTCGGAGGTCTGGCTGCCCCGTCCCGGGGCCTCAGCTGGCGCAGCCGGCAGCCCAGCGCCTGAATTCAGCCGTGTGTCTCCACATGCCTGGGGGCTGAAACCTTCGCCTGCGTCTGCATCTGCTCACCTAGGCCGGCTGGCCTATTGACTCATCCAGATAGATCAGGCCAGGCCCCgtcaccttgggcttccctagtggcccagacggcaaagaatctgcttgcaatgcaggaaacctgggtttggtccctgggctaggaagatcccctggaggagggcacagctacccactccagtattcctgcctggagaggcccatggacagaggagcctgccgggggCCGGTGGTCCACGGGGCCCCAAAGAgccggccacgactgagcgaccgacaCTTCCATACTTTCTTTACCATGAGCCTCATTCTCTGACTCTCCCCACCCTTTCCTCTGTTTTGAGTCCAGACCGCTCTCCCACCCGCCCTACCACCCTCTGGGTGTAGCTGCAGTCGGTACGCTCTTCCCATGAAGCCTCAGGCCCCGGAAGCCCACGGCTCCTGCCGCACACTCTGACCCACAGGTTTCTGAGTGTCTGGGCGGCCTACGTCCCACTTCTCTGATCACCTTGATAATGAGGGCTCCAACCATCAGCCTGAAGGGCGCCCTGCCGCCCCTGTCTCCAGGACCTCTGGGCCACCCACCGCCACCTTTCACCCCCTCATCGTCCCCCCCATCGTCCTCCCCATCGTCCCCCCATCATCCCCCCATCGTCCGCTCCCATTGTCCCCCCATCATCTGCCCCCATCACCCCTCATCGTCCCCCCCATCGTCCCCCCATCGTCCCCCCCATCACCCGCCCCCTTCGTCCCCCCCACTCGGAAGGGCCATCCTTAGAAGTGCTAGCTGACATCCACCCTCCTCCAGTTCCCAAGGCCTTCTCTCCAGTTGCCTGAATCTCCATTCATCAAG includes:
- the SYT8 gene encoding synaptotagmin-8 yields the protein MGHPPDTHSARTPAGTTAAPGLTPDLTTPIPWLRWALVAAAVVAGILLASCLLCTVRCCRRGRRRKRPRDKQAVVPGTTELTTTTHLVQPELGNVASGPGGAQQWGRLQLSLEYDSGSQEVRVGLKQAADLRPGAPGGTADPYARLSLSPDAGRVHETKVHRGTLCPAFEETCSFHVPPVELPRTTLRVLLLDHRRLSQHRPLGTLSLPLGSVDLQHALELWRPLGPPAAAEPEQTEELCFSLRYVPGSGRLTVVVLEARGLSPALADPYVKIQLMLNQRKWKRRKTSARKGTATPYFNEAFTFLVPFSQIQSVDLVLAVRAQGPQLRAEPVGKVLLGARASGQPLQHWADMLAQARRPVAQWHRLQPAREVDQALALQSRLRLPLPGF